A genome region from Nocardioides cynanchi includes the following:
- a CDS encoding copper transporter, which translates to MIRSRGYAVPLVGVLLALATGIALGAGPLTDTGSSAAPGPAVHQPAPQAGYADAFAGAVATRLYGNGLSRRPVAVLTAPGADPATVAAVTAQVKAAGGQVSGTYALGSQLVDPQQKSLVDTLGAELGKQLHAHLDRSATTYPRIGELLAVAAANRGNSVGQVNDDVSAVRQSMVAAHLVTVPHDAQGNQPGTAPLVLLVLGHDLDQAIADGLVSGLAARSRGVVVIGDTAAPDLVGLRQDGVTKVAAAVDGAETTAGQVASVLALIRSWRTPGGSFGASGVTGAAPLG; encoded by the coding sequence GTGATCCGCTCGCGCGGGTACGCCGTACCCCTCGTCGGTGTCCTGCTCGCCCTGGCCACGGGCATCGCGCTCGGCGCCGGCCCGTTGACCGACACCGGCTCCAGCGCCGCACCCGGACCCGCGGTCCACCAGCCGGCCCCCCAGGCCGGCTACGCCGACGCCTTCGCCGGTGCCGTGGCCACCCGGCTCTACGGCAACGGCCTGTCCCGCCGGCCCGTGGCGGTGCTGACCGCCCCCGGTGCCGATCCGGCCACGGTCGCCGCGGTCACGGCCCAGGTCAAGGCCGCCGGTGGGCAGGTGTCGGGCACCTATGCGCTGGGCTCGCAGCTGGTGGACCCCCAGCAGAAGAGCCTCGTGGACACCCTCGGCGCCGAGCTCGGCAAGCAGCTGCACGCCCACCTCGACCGGAGCGCCACCACCTACCCGCGGATCGGCGAGCTCCTGGCCGTCGCGGCCGCCAACCGTGGCAACAGCGTCGGCCAGGTCAACGACGACGTGTCCGCCGTACGTCAGAGCATGGTCGCCGCCCACCTGGTGACGGTGCCCCACGACGCGCAGGGCAACCAGCCCGGTACGGCGCCGCTGGTCCTGCTGGTGCTCGGCCACGACCTCGACCAGGCGATCGCCGACGGCCTGGTGAGCGGACTCGCGGCCCGGTCCCGCGGGGTGGTCGTGATCGGTGACACCGCCGCGCCCGACCTGGTCGGGCTGCGCCAGGACGGCGTGACCAAGGTCGCGGCGGCGGTCGACGGTGCCGAGACCACGGCCGGCCAGGTTGCATCGGTGCTGGCCCTGATCCGGTCGTGGCGAACCCCCGGCGGATCCTTCGGTGCGTCGGGTGTCACCGGTGCGGCACCACTCGGGTAG
- a CDS encoding CTP synthase: MKPAPVTKHVFVTGGVASSLGKGLTASSLGRLLSSRGLRVTMQKLDPYLNVDPGTMNPFQHGEVFVTDDGAETDLDIGHYERFLDTDLGQKANVTTGQVYSSVIAKERRGDYLGDTVQVIPHITNEIKERILAMGGHGGTPGVDVVITEIGGTVGDIESLPFLESARQVRQDIGRDNCFFLHVSLVPYIGPSGELKTKPTQHSVAALRSIGIQPDAIVCRADREIPDGIKKKISQMCDVDQDAVVTAADAPSIYDIPKVLHREGLDAYVVRRLDLPFRDVDWTTWDDLLRKVHHPQEEVTVALVGKYIDLHDAYLSVAEALRAGGFAHEAAVRLKWVPSDECADPHGAARELHDVDAVCVPGGFGIRGLDGKLGALTYARIHGIPTLGLCLGLQCMVIEYARNVAGLEKAASTEFDPDCPEPVIATMEEQKSYVDGAGDLGGTMRLGLYPAELTAGSIARQVYGEARIEERHRHRYEVNNHYREQLAAAGLVFSGTNPDLDLVEFVELPRDVHPYYVGTQAHPELRSRPTRPHPLFAGLVGAAIERQRAERFPIDESKLRREPADD; the protein is encoded by the coding sequence GTGAAGCCGGCGCCCGTCACCAAGCACGTATTCGTCACCGGAGGCGTCGCCTCCTCACTCGGCAAGGGGCTCACGGCCTCCAGCCTCGGGCGGCTGCTCAGCTCCCGTGGTCTCCGGGTCACCATGCAGAAGCTGGACCCCTATCTGAACGTCGATCCGGGCACCATGAACCCGTTCCAGCACGGCGAGGTGTTCGTCACCGACGACGGAGCCGAGACCGACCTGGACATCGGGCACTACGAGCGGTTCCTCGACACCGACCTGGGCCAGAAGGCCAACGTCACCACCGGGCAGGTCTACTCGAGCGTGATCGCCAAGGAGCGCCGCGGCGACTACCTCGGTGACACCGTCCAGGTGATCCCGCACATCACCAACGAGATCAAGGAACGCATCCTGGCCATGGGCGGCCACGGCGGTACGCCGGGCGTCGACGTGGTGATCACCGAGATCGGTGGCACGGTCGGTGACATCGAGTCGCTGCCGTTCCTCGAGTCCGCCCGCCAGGTGCGCCAGGACATCGGCCGCGACAACTGCTTCTTCCTCCATGTCTCCCTGGTGCCCTACATCGGCCCGTCCGGCGAGCTGAAGACCAAGCCGACCCAGCACTCGGTGGCGGCGCTGCGCTCGATCGGCATCCAGCCCGACGCCATCGTGTGCCGGGCCGACCGCGAGATCCCGGACGGGATCAAGAAGAAGATCAGCCAGATGTGCGACGTCGACCAGGACGCCGTGGTCACCGCCGCGGACGCGCCGTCGATCTACGACATCCCCAAGGTGCTGCACCGCGAGGGCCTCGACGCCTACGTCGTGCGCCGGCTCGACCTGCCCTTCCGCGACGTCGACTGGACCACCTGGGACGACCTGCTCCGCAAGGTGCACCATCCCCAGGAGGAGGTCACCGTCGCACTGGTCGGCAAGTACATCGACCTCCACGACGCCTACCTCTCGGTGGCCGAGGCGCTGCGCGCCGGCGGCTTCGCGCACGAGGCCGCCGTCCGCCTGAAGTGGGTGCCGTCCGACGAGTGCGCCGACCCGCACGGTGCCGCCCGCGAGCTCCACGACGTCGACGCGGTCTGCGTGCCCGGTGGCTTCGGCATCCGCGGACTCGACGGCAAGCTCGGTGCGTTGACCTACGCCCGGATCCACGGCATCCCGACGCTGGGCCTGTGCCTGGGCCTGCAGTGCATGGTGATCGAGTACGCCCGCAACGTCGCGGGCCTCGAGAAGGCGGCCTCCACGGAGTTCGACCCCGACTGCCCCGAGCCGGTGATCGCCACCATGGAGGAGCAGAAGTCCTACGTGGACGGTGCCGGTGACCTCGGCGGCACCATGCGGCTCGGTCTCTACCCCGCCGAGCTCACCGCCGGCTCGATCGCCCGGCAGGTGTACGGCGAGGCCCGGATCGAGGAGCGCCACCGGCACCGCTACGAGGTCAACAACCACTACCGCGAGCAGCTGGCGGCAGCCGGGCTGGTGTTCTCCGGCACCAACCCCGACCTCGACCTCGTCGAGTTCGTCGAGCTGCCGCGCGACGTGCACCCCTACTACGTCGGCACCCAGGCCCACCCGGAGCTGCGTTCCCGCCCGACCCGCCCGCACCCGCTGTTCGCCGGGCTGGTGGGGGCCGCGATCGAGCGGCAGCGTGCCGAGCGGTTCCCGATCGACGAGTCCAAGCTGCGCCGCGAGCCCGCGGACGACTGA
- the pepN gene encoding aminopeptidase N produces the protein MSDVASLTREEARERAELVSVERYDVAVDLRALFEGEVWAATSTISFTCRTPGASTFVDCVGHVSSVTLNGRELDPATAERGRIPLPDLAADNVLVVSSAQHDTSSGNAILRTVDPNDKLVYIWSTFEPDMARFAWACFDQPDLKAPHGIVVDAPETWTVTSNSAPDSVTDLDGAAGGGRRWTFADTPPLSTYVTVVNAGPFHELRSSRGGYDLGLYSRQSLKQYLERDAEELFDLTDRGLAFFGERFGQPFAQERYDQVFVPNMGGAMENWGSVTWTDSVLYRSTPTYGQRSVRAQILLHEMAHMWFGDLVTMQWWDDLWLNEAFASWASNWAAVNCTDDFTDEWATFLAGGKMAGYRQDMSPATHPIRGEVPDVAQAMANFDAITYTKGASVLKQLMAYVGEDAFVEGLRGYFREHAWGNTVLADLMSSIGDAAGRDLDDWTVAWLDRAGTDTLRLTDGAITATSPDDGAPRPHRLDVGCYAVSETGLTLVDTVSVETAGDTTEVQLPAADLHLLNAADLTFAAVRPDADSVRVLLDRAAELPEAVDRAMAVVTGFQMLYDGELPGPELFSCVLGLLAGERSPSLVEPFLNVALEVAQRWTPNGDIPVQLEHLAVMAAGLADDPEHTTPALRTLAAAATSDEHFRRLDSAAESDNDLAWRVATRRAALGRYDDDAVESLLQRDPDPDAAMRALAVRTAQPDTAAKDEAWVHLFDKRDVPGGPMMGNMIRAFWQPQQDDVLAPYGDRFLDAIPALAGGGMLTVFGLMYGMFPQVADDDFLARATSVAAEPGCDPTVRAALLIGADTLTRMNRARRA, from the coding sequence ATGAGCGATGTCGCGAGCCTGACCCGTGAGGAAGCCCGAGAGCGTGCGGAGCTGGTCTCCGTGGAGAGGTACGACGTCGCGGTCGACCTGAGGGCACTGTTCGAGGGCGAGGTCTGGGCGGCCACGTCCACCATCTCGTTCACCTGCCGCACCCCCGGTGCCAGCACGTTCGTGGACTGCGTCGGCCACGTGTCGTCGGTGACCCTCAACGGTCGCGAGCTCGACCCCGCCACGGCCGAGCGCGGCCGCATCCCGCTGCCCGATCTGGCCGCCGACAACGTGCTCGTGGTCAGCTCCGCCCAGCACGACACCAGCAGCGGCAACGCGATCCTGCGGACCGTCGACCCCAACGACAAGCTGGTCTACATCTGGTCGACGTTCGAGCCCGACATGGCGCGCTTCGCCTGGGCCTGCTTCGACCAGCCCGACCTCAAGGCACCGCACGGCATCGTCGTCGACGCGCCGGAGACCTGGACGGTCACGAGCAACTCCGCCCCCGACTCGGTCACCGACCTCGACGGCGCGGCGGGCGGCGGTCGGCGCTGGACCTTCGCCGACACCCCGCCCCTGTCCACCTACGTGACGGTCGTCAACGCCGGCCCTTTCCACGAGCTCCGCTCGAGCAGGGGCGGCTACGACCTCGGCCTCTACTCCCGGCAGTCGCTCAAGCAGTACCTCGAGCGCGACGCCGAGGAGCTCTTCGACCTCACCGACCGCGGCCTGGCGTTCTTCGGTGAGCGCTTCGGCCAGCCCTTCGCCCAGGAGCGCTACGACCAGGTGTTCGTGCCCAACATGGGCGGCGCGATGGAGAACTGGGGATCGGTCACCTGGACCGACAGCGTGCTCTACCGCAGCACCCCGACCTACGGTCAGCGCTCCGTGCGCGCCCAGATCCTGCTGCACGAGATGGCCCACATGTGGTTCGGCGACCTGGTCACCATGCAGTGGTGGGACGACCTCTGGCTCAACGAGGCCTTCGCCTCGTGGGCCTCCAACTGGGCCGCGGTCAACTGCACCGACGACTTCACCGACGAGTGGGCGACCTTCCTCGCGGGCGGGAAGATGGCCGGCTACCGGCAGGACATGTCGCCGGCCACCCATCCGATCCGCGGCGAGGTGCCCGACGTCGCCCAGGCGATGGCCAACTTCGACGCGATCACCTACACCAAGGGAGCCAGTGTCCTCAAGCAGCTGATGGCGTACGTCGGGGAGGACGCCTTCGTCGAGGGCCTGCGCGGCTACTTCCGGGAGCACGCCTGGGGCAACACCGTGCTCGCCGACCTGATGAGCTCGATCGGCGACGCCGCCGGGCGTGACCTCGACGACTGGACGGTCGCCTGGCTCGACCGGGCCGGTACCGACACCCTCCGCCTGACCGACGGCGCGATCACGGCGACCTCCCCCGACGACGGGGCGCCGCGGCCGCACCGGCTCGACGTCGGCTGCTACGCCGTCTCCGAGACCGGCCTGACCCTGGTGGACACCGTCTCCGTCGAGACCGCCGGAGACACCACCGAGGTCCAGCTGCCGGCCGCGGACCTCCACCTGCTGAACGCCGCCGACCTGACGTTCGCCGCCGTCCGCCCCGACGCCGACTCCGTCCGGGTGCTCCTCGACCGCGCCGCCGAGCTGCCGGAGGCCGTGGACCGGGCGATGGCCGTGGTCACCGGCTTCCAGATGCTCTACGACGGCGAGCTCCCGGGCCCGGAGCTGTTCTCGTGCGTCCTGGGGCTCCTCGCCGGCGAGCGCAGCCCGAGCCTGGTGGAGCCCTTCCTCAACGTCGCCCTCGAGGTCGCCCAGCGCTGGACCCCCAACGGCGACATCCCGGTCCAGCTCGAGCACCTCGCGGTGATGGCCGCCGGCCTGGCCGACGACCCCGAGCACACCACCCCGGCGCTGCGGACCCTGGCCGCGGCTGCCACCAGCGACGAGCACTTCCGCCGCCTGGACTCCGCCGCCGAGTCCGACAACGACCTGGCCTGGCGGGTCGCCACCCGCCGCGCCGCCCTGGGTCGCTACGACGACGACGCGGTCGAGTCGCTGCTCCAGCGCGATCCCGACCCCGACGCCGCCATGCGGGCGCTGGCGGTGCGCACCGCGCAGCCCGACACCGCTGCCAAGGACGAGGCCTGGGTGCATCTCTTCGACAAGCGCGACGTGCCCGGCGGTCCGATGATGGGCAACATGATCCGCGCCTTCTGGCAGCCGCAGCAGGACGACGTGCTCGCGCCGTACGGCGACCGCTTCCTCGACGCGATCCCGGCCCTGGCCGGCGGCGGCATGCTCACCGTGTTCGGGCTGATGTACGGCATGTTCCCGCAGGTGGCCGACGACGACTTCCTGGCCCGGGCCACGAGCGTCGCGGCCGAGCCGGGCTGCGACCCGACGGTGCGCGCGGCCCTGCTGATCGGCGCCGACACGCTGACCCGGATGAACCGAGCCCGCCGAGCCTGA
- a CDS encoding ABC transporter substrate-binding protein, with product MHFKRTLALTGALALTAALAACGSSNSSAPSAGTGASGAPKIGDCTVTGKPNSISITPVSAGTLTVETTLPAPGWWDGTTPDSINGGYEYCMAANLAYMAGLTSVTVKNVSFDQLVAGRTNTFDLALAEISITPERAKVVDFSKPYYDSNIGVIVKKGADVTESNITTKSCAAYAGTTSVTFLQDQLKCASTKIYPNSSTLYQSVLSGQADAAFLDTAIVLGEAKKTGGQLEVVGQYSTGEKYGAIYPQGSANEDALNQGIATMLSDGTLDGLSKQWLGPAFGGDPSSVPVWAIQ from the coding sequence ATGCATTTCAAGCGCACTCTGGCTCTCACAGGCGCTCTCGCGCTCACCGCGGCCCTCGCGGCCTGCGGTTCGAGCAACTCCTCGGCACCGAGCGCCGGCACCGGCGCCAGCGGTGCCCCCAAGATCGGCGACTGCACGGTCACCGGTAAGCCCAACAGCATCTCGATCACTCCCGTGAGTGCGGGGACGCTGACCGTGGAGACCACGCTCCCTGCCCCCGGCTGGTGGGACGGCACCACGCCGGACTCGATCAACGGCGGCTACGAGTACTGCATGGCCGCGAACCTCGCCTACATGGCCGGCCTCACCTCGGTGACGGTCAAGAACGTGTCCTTCGACCAGCTCGTCGCCGGGCGCACCAACACCTTCGACCTGGCGCTGGCGGAGATCTCGATCACCCCCGAGCGCGCGAAGGTCGTCGACTTCTCCAAGCCCTACTACGACTCCAACATCGGCGTGATCGTCAAGAAGGGGGCGGACGTCACCGAGTCCAACATCACGACCAAGTCGTGTGCGGCGTACGCCGGGACCACCTCGGTGACCTTCCTCCAGGACCAGCTCAAGTGCGCGAGCACCAAGATCTACCCGAACTCTTCGACCCTGTACCAGAGCGTTCTCTCGGGACAGGCGGACGCTGCGTTCCTCGACACCGCGATCGTCCTGGGCGAGGCAAAGAAGACCGGGGGTCAGCTCGAGGTCGTGGGTCAGTACAGCACCGGTGAGAAGTACGGTGCGATCTACCCGCAGGGCTCGGCCAACGAAGACGCACTCAACCAGGGGATCGCGACCATGCTGAGCGACGGCACCCTCGACGGCCTGTCGAAGCAGTGGCTCGGCCCCGCCTTCGGTGGCGACCCGTCCTCGGTACCCGTGTGGGCGATCCAGTAA
- a CDS encoding amino acid ABC transporter permease, which produces MSATSLVSEELQPTPTPGRPRPVAGLAVAGLVLCLVGAALMVLAATRLRDYNSGGIVSTVVAAVLVLLALYPLWPTLLAFRRSAARRSLLANDELVPARRAAAAGREEAQIALGYSAAAIIVAGLLLMSLAYGGGVAHTFFQTHAWRAAFPKMIHAFWTNVWVACVAQVLVLVFGLLIAIMRMLPGRAGAPLRAIALVYCDVFRAIPAIVVILLVVFGTPLAIPATAKWPTVWLGITALTLTYSAYVSEVYRAGLASIHPSQSAAARSLGLSYVQTLRTVLVPQAVRRVIPPLLNDFISLQKDTALLAFAGILDVVLVAQLFQSDLFNLSPITLAAFFFILITIPQARFVDFLIDRDAARRAGK; this is translated from the coding sequence ATGAGCGCGACTTCCCTCGTCAGCGAGGAGCTCCAACCCACGCCCACGCCGGGCCGGCCGCGCCCGGTGGCCGGCTTGGCCGTGGCGGGTCTGGTCCTGTGCCTGGTCGGCGCCGCACTCATGGTGTTGGCGGCCACGAGGTTGCGCGACTACAACAGCGGCGGAATCGTCTCGACCGTTGTGGCCGCGGTGCTGGTGCTGCTCGCGCTGTACCCGTTGTGGCCGACCTTGCTCGCGTTCCGCAGGAGTGCCGCTCGTAGGTCCCTGTTGGCGAACGACGAGCTGGTGCCTGCTCGGAGGGCTGCTGCGGCCGGGCGGGAGGAGGCGCAGATCGCCTTGGGGTACTCGGCCGCTGCGATCATCGTGGCTGGTCTCCTGCTGATGTCGCTTGCCTACGGCGGGGGCGTCGCGCACACGTTCTTCCAGACGCATGCCTGGCGCGCCGCGTTCCCGAAGATGATCCATGCGTTCTGGACCAACGTCTGGGTCGCGTGCGTCGCCCAGGTGCTGGTGCTGGTCTTCGGGCTGCTGATCGCGATCATGCGGATGCTCCCCGGGCGGGCGGGCGCCCCGCTCCGTGCCATCGCGCTGGTCTACTGCGACGTCTTCCGCGCAATTCCCGCGATCGTGGTGATCCTGCTGGTCGTCTTCGGCACGCCGCTCGCCATCCCGGCCACCGCCAAGTGGCCCACCGTGTGGCTGGGGATCACGGCGCTGACCCTGACGTACTCGGCGTACGTGTCGGAGGTGTACCGCGCGGGACTCGCGTCGATCCACCCCAGTCAGAGCGCGGCAGCTCGTTCCCTGGGTCTGAGCTACGTCCAGACCCTGCGCACCGTGCTCGTGCCGCAGGCGGTCAGGCGGGTCATCCCACCGCTTCTCAACGACTTCATCAGCCTGCAGAAGGACACGGCTCTGCTCGCGTTCGCCGGCATCCTGGACGTGGTGCTCGTCGCGCAGCTGTTCCAGTCCGACCTGTTCAACCTGTCGCCCATCACGTTGGCTGCCTTCTTCTTCATCCTGATCACGATCCCGCAGGCACGGTTCGTGGACTTCCTCATCGATCGAGACGCGGCTCGCCGGGCGGGGAAGTAG
- a CDS encoding amino acid ABC transporter ATP-binding protein has protein sequence MSFLEIDEVHKSFGRNEVLKGVSLNVERHEVVCLIGASGSGKSTLLRCVNALEEISSGEIRIDGDCVTGAGVDLNALRRDVGIVFQSYNLFPHMSVIDNVILAPTKVGGLSKDEARERGMKLLESVGMAEKAPAYPDSLSGGQQQRVAIVRALAMQPRVMLLDEITAALDPELVGDVLEIVRELAHEGLTMLLATHEMGFAKEVASQVCFLDAGQILEHGSAEQIFEDPREERTQQFLSRVVKSGRL, from the coding sequence ATGTCCTTCCTGGAGATCGACGAGGTGCACAAGTCCTTCGGCCGCAACGAGGTGCTCAAGGGCGTCTCGCTGAACGTCGAGCGGCACGAGGTGGTCTGCCTGATCGGCGCCTCGGGCTCCGGCAAGTCCACGCTGCTGCGCTGCGTGAACGCGCTGGAGGAGATCAGCTCCGGTGAGATCCGGATCGACGGCGACTGCGTGACGGGGGCCGGGGTCGACCTCAACGCCTTGCGTCGCGACGTGGGGATCGTGTTCCAGAGCTACAACCTGTTCCCGCACATGTCGGTGATCGACAACGTGATCCTTGCCCCCACGAAGGTGGGTGGCCTGTCCAAGGACGAGGCGCGCGAGCGGGGCATGAAGCTGCTCGAGTCGGTCGGGATGGCCGAGAAGGCACCGGCCTATCCCGACAGCCTGTCCGGTGGCCAGCAGCAGCGGGTCGCGATCGTGCGAGCCCTGGCGATGCAGCCGCGGGTCATGCTGCTGGACGAGATCACCGCCGCCCTCGACCCCGAGCTCGTCGGCGACGTGCTCGAGATCGTCCGTGAGCTCGCCCACGAGGGCCTGACGATGCTCCTGGCCACCCACGAGATGGGCTTCGCCAAGGAGGTCGCCAGCCAGGTGTGCTTCCTCGACGCCGGCCAGATCCTCGAGCACGGCTCGGCCGAGCAGATCTTCGAGGATCCGCGCGAGGAACGCACCCAGCAGTTCCTCAGCAGGGTCGTGAAGTCGGGCCGGCTCTAG
- a CDS encoding NUDIX domain-containing protein yields the protein MNSELRDLPGPWPVTASRDLYRGDWLMALRADEVRRPGAEGEKPFERWVLEHPGAVVVFAVDEQERVCCLRQYRHPAGGRMLELPAGLRDAAGEDPLETARRELREEAELEAGEWRQLFDLYPSAGITSERQLCYLARELRPASRGDFALEHEEADMEQLWVPVDDLVDAVLAGRVSESPIAACALAYVVLRHRGEL from the coding sequence ATGAACTCGGAGCTGCGCGACCTGCCCGGACCGTGGCCGGTGACCGCGAGCCGTGACCTGTACCGCGGCGACTGGCTGATGGCGCTCCGCGCCGACGAGGTACGACGGCCGGGCGCCGAGGGCGAGAAGCCCTTCGAGCGCTGGGTCCTCGAGCACCCGGGTGCCGTGGTCGTGTTCGCCGTCGACGAGCAGGAGCGGGTGTGCTGCCTGCGGCAGTACCGCCACCCCGCCGGTGGACGGATGCTGGAGCTGCCCGCGGGGCTGCGGGACGCCGCGGGGGAGGACCCGCTCGAGACCGCGCGGCGGGAGCTCCGCGAGGAGGCCGAGCTCGAGGCAGGGGAGTGGCGACAGCTCTTCGACCTGTACCCCTCGGCCGGCATCACCAGCGAGCGCCAGCTCTGCTACCTCGCCCGCGAGCTGAGGCCCGCGAGCCGGGGCGACTTCGCTCTCGAGCACGAGGAGGCCGACATGGAGCAGCTCTGGGTGCCCGTGGACGACCTTGTCGACGCGGTCCTGGCCGGTCGGGTCAGCGAGTCACCGATCGCGGCGTGCGCGCTGGCGTACGTCGTCCTGCGGCATCGAGGAGAGCTGTGA
- a CDS encoding dipeptidase has translation MSDLSDVLSGHPVIDGHNDLLWALRDLNGYDLAAYDVGERQTQTQTDLPRLRDGGVGAQFWSVFVPTQEGERSVTSTLEQIDAAYALVARYPDQLALATTADEVEQAWDGDRIACLMGAEGGHQIAGSLAVLRLYHRLGVRYLTLTHNDNVPWADSATDEPVLGGLSDEGRAVVAEMNRIGMIVDLSHVSADTMRDALDTTTAPVIFSHSSAYAVCDHPRNVPDDVLTRLAGNGGTCLVTFVPRFVNQAVRDWSLEAEQRAVAEGVDPRDLPALMAVEQAYQLERPCPPATLGDVVSHLDHVREVAGIDHIGLGGDYDGVDWLPEGLEDVSSYPRLLAALRESGWSDADLARLTCRNVLRTMRDVEDVARTL, from the coding sequence GTGAGCGACCTGTCCGACGTGCTGTCCGGCCACCCTGTCATCGACGGGCACAACGACCTGCTGTGGGCGCTGCGTGACCTGAACGGCTACGACCTCGCGGCGTACGACGTGGGGGAGCGACAGACGCAGACCCAGACCGACCTGCCGCGACTGCGGGACGGAGGGGTGGGTGCGCAGTTCTGGTCGGTGTTCGTGCCGACGCAGGAGGGCGAGCGATCGGTGACCTCCACGCTGGAGCAGATCGACGCGGCGTACGCCCTCGTCGCCCGCTATCCCGACCAGCTGGCCCTGGCCACCACGGCCGACGAGGTGGAGCAGGCCTGGGACGGTGACCGGATCGCCTGCCTGATGGGGGCCGAGGGGGGCCACCAGATCGCCGGCTCCCTGGCCGTGCTGCGGCTCTACCACCGGCTCGGGGTCCGCTACCTGACCCTGACCCACAACGACAACGTGCCGTGGGCCGACTCCGCGACCGACGAGCCGGTGCTCGGCGGCCTCAGCGACGAGGGTCGGGCCGTGGTCGCGGAGATGAACCGGATCGGGATGATCGTCGACCTCTCCCACGTCAGCGCCGACACCATGCGCGATGCCCTGGACACCACGACGGCCCCGGTGATCTTCAGCCACTCCTCGGCGTACGCCGTGTGCGACCACCCGCGCAACGTGCCCGACGACGTGCTGACCCGGCTCGCCGGCAACGGGGGCACCTGCCTGGTCACTTTCGTGCCGCGCTTCGTGAACCAGGCGGTCCGCGACTGGTCGCTGGAGGCCGAGCAACGTGCGGTCGCGGAGGGGGTCGACCCGCGCGACCTCCCGGCGCTGATGGCCGTGGAGCAGGCCTACCAGCTGGAGCGGCCGTGCCCGCCCGCGACGCTGGGCGACGTGGTTTCCCACCTCGACCACGTACGCGAGGTCGCGGGCATCGACCACATCGGTCTCGGGGGCGACTACGACGGCGTCGACTGGCTGCCCGAGGGTCTCGAGGACGTGTCGTCGTACCCCCGACTGCTGGCCGCCCTGCGTGAGAGCGGCTGGTCCGACGCCGACCTCGCCAGGCTCACCTGCCGCAACGTGCTGCGCACGATGCGGGACGTCGAGGACGTGGCACGGACGCTCTGA
- the ald gene encoding alanine dehydrogenase: protein MKVGVPKEVKNHEYRVAITPIGVHELSAHGHEVFVEKSAGVGSQIDDSEFEAAGAKILDSADEVWGTADMVLKVKEPIAEEYHRMREGLTLFTYLHLAADKPLTEELIARQVTGIAYETVQLPSGGLPLLYPMSEVAGCLAPQVGAYSLLKAQGGRGVLMGGVGGVANAKVVIIGAGVSGQNAANIALGMGADVTLLDTDLDKLRMSFWRYNNRVHGLASSRLAIEQQVREADMVIGAVLIPGAKAPKLVTNDLVAQMKPGSVLVDIAVDQGGCFEDTHPTTHADPTFEVHNSIFYCVANMPGAVPNTSTYALTNATLPYAVSLADKGWAQACRDDHSLALGLNTHAGRLTNAPVGEAVGIEAADLDELLAGVG, encoded by the coding sequence GTGAAGGTCGGCGTCCCCAAGGAAGTCAAGAACCACGAATACCGCGTCGCGATCACGCCGATCGGCGTGCACGAGCTCTCGGCACACGGCCACGAAGTCTTCGTGGAGAAGAGCGCGGGCGTCGGCTCGCAGATCGACGACAGCGAGTTCGAGGCCGCCGGGGCGAAGATCCTCGACAGCGCGGACGAGGTCTGGGGCACCGCCGACATGGTGCTCAAGGTCAAGGAGCCGATCGCCGAGGAGTACCACCGGATGCGGGAGGGGCTCACCCTCTTCACCTACCTGCACCTGGCCGCCGACAAGCCCCTCACCGAGGAGCTGATCGCCCGCCAGGTGACCGGGATCGCCTACGAGACCGTGCAGCTGCCCTCGGGCGGGCTGCCGCTGCTCTACCCGATGTCGGAGGTGGCCGGCTGCCTGGCGCCCCAGGTCGGCGCCTACTCGCTGCTCAAGGCCCAGGGCGGACGCGGGGTGCTGATGGGCGGCGTCGGTGGCGTCGCCAACGCCAAGGTGGTGATCATCGGTGCCGGCGTCTCCGGCCAGAACGCCGCGAACATCGCCCTCGGCATGGGTGCCGACGTGACCCTGCTCGACACCGACCTCGACAAGCTGCGGATGTCGTTCTGGCGCTACAACAACCGCGTGCACGGTCTCGCGTCGTCCAGGCTGGCGATCGAGCAGCAGGTGCGCGAGGCCGACATGGTGATCGGGGCCGTGCTGATCCCCGGTGCCAAGGCGCCCAAGCTGGTCACCAACGACCTCGTCGCGCAGATGAAGCCCGGCTCGGTGCTGGTCGACATCGCCGTCGACCAGGGCGGCTGCTTCGAGGACACCCACCCCACCACGCACGCCGACCCCACCTTCGAGGTCCACAACTCGATCTTCTACTGCGTGGCCAACATGCCGGGTGCGGTGCCGAACACCTCGACCTACGCCCTGACCAACGCAACGCTGCCGTACGCCGTGTCCCTGGCCGACAAGGGCTGGGCGCAGGCCTGCCGCGACGACCACAGCCTGGCGCTCGGCCTGAACACGCACGCCGGCCGACTCACCAACGCCCCGGTGGGCGAGGCAGTGGGCATCGAGGCGGCCGACCTCGACGAGCTCCTGGCCGGAGTCGGCTGA